The following are from one region of the Henckelia pumila isolate YLH828 unplaced genomic scaffold, ASM3356847v2 CTG_429, whole genome shotgun sequence genome:
- the LOC140871172 gene encoding uncharacterized protein has product MAVWNGETAKDCENSSAITLRNGKELKVKEKEVDASSKNEKNEEPKFDDKEASQEEAPQGRPFLKTSMTKIDVHSGTLTMEFDGEVVKFNIYDAIKFPNNDDCVYSVDIVDYLAQEHCEHAGKDELEVAITSPSQQDDDDGICYNGEVKEIVNTLNSAPVPQSGNLAYLSLPISNTRRLPSVLKAQEEKLVAVLNEHKTAIGWTIADIKGISPSTCMHRILMDEGANPLRQPQIKLNPPMMDVVEAEILKLFEVGVIYPISVTQWVSPAKLQLHQRIRRRRHSLARSAPSRIGVCHLDSAMHDHIPTVYGAVLGQKVGKASHVIYYASRILNDGQRNYSTIEKELLAVVFALEKFRSYLLGAKVFVYSGHADLRFLMVKKEARPRLIRWILLLSEFNMEIKDKRGTKNRVADHLSRLVHIDEEMSLREEFPDEQLFSASTALSCEKNSEEGARLGIFLAVHILRRLRFLFGIPRAIMSDRGTHFCNQIVASLLKKYHVTHKILTAYNPQSNGQAKVSNREIKSVLEKTVNPTRKD; this is encoded by the exons ATGGCTGTATGGAATGGAGAAACTGCAAAGGATTGTG AAAACTCAAGTGCCATCActttaaggaatgggaaggaatTGAAAGTCAAGGAAAAGGAAGTTGATGCTTCGTCcaagaatgagaaaaatgaagagCCAAAATTTGATGATAAAGAAGCATCACAGGAAGAAGCGCCACAAG GTAGACCATTTCTAAAAACGtcgatgactaaaattgatgttcacagtggcacacttaccATGGAATTTGATGGTGAGGTTGTAAAGTTTAATATCTATGATGCCATAAAATTTCCTAACAATGATGATTGTGTTTATTCTGTTGACATTGTGGATTATTTGGCACAAGAgcattgtgagcatgcaggaaaagatgagctagaggtggctattacatCACCAAGTCAgcaggatgatgatgatgggaTTTGTTACAATGGAGAAGTGAAAGAAATTGTGAACACTCTGAACAGTGCCCCTGTACCTCAATCAGGTAATCTTGCTTATCTCTCTTTACCAATTTCTAATACTCGacgtcttccatctgttttgaaGGCACAA GAAGAGAAACTCGTCGCGGTTCTAAatgagcacaagactgctattgggtggaccatagcagatATCAAGGGAATCAGCCCTTCTACATGCATGCATAGGATCTTGATGGATGAAGGAGCAAACCCCTTGCGTCAGCCGCAAATAAAGTTGAACCCACCCATGATGGATGTGGTGGAGGCTGAAATTCTCAAACTCTTTGAAGTTGGAGTAATTTACCCAATTTCTGTCACTCAGTGGGTCAGTCCTGCCAA attgcaattGCACCAGAGGATTAGGAGAAGACGACATTCACTTGCTCGTTCGGCACCTTCGCGTATCGGCGTATGCCATTTGGACTCTGCAATGCACGACCacattccaacggtgtatg GAGCGGTATTGGGAcagaaagttgggaaagcatcgcatgtcATCTACTACGCCTCGCGTATTCTGAACGATGGCCAACGGAATTATTCCACCATTGAGAAGGAGCTCTTGGCTGTAGTCTTtgctttagaaaaatttcgttcttatttacttggtgctaaagttttTGTTTATTCTGGTCATGCTGATCTTCGATTTCTGATGGTGAAGAAGGAGGCGAGGCCAAGATtgataagatggatactactctTGAGCGAATTTAATATGGAAATCAAAGATAAAAGAGGAACAAAAAATCGAGTAGCTGACCACTTGAGCCGTCTGGTTCATATTGATGAGGAGATGAGcttgcgagaagaatttcctgatgaacaaCTATTTTCAGCGAGCACAGCATTATCCTG CGAAAAGAATAGCGAGGAAGGTGCTAGACTGGGGATTTTTCTGGCCGTCCATATTTTGAGACGCTTACGTTTTCT ATTTGGGATTCCAAGAGCCATTatgagtgatagagggactcaCTTCTGCAACCAAATTGTGGCGAGTTTGCTGAAGAAATACCATGTGACTCACAAGATTTTGACTGCATATAATCCACAATCAAATGGCCAAGCCAAAGTTTCAAACAgagagatcaaatctgtttTAGAGAAAACAGTGAATCCGACAAGGAAGGACTGA
- the LOC140871173 gene encoding uncharacterized protein, with protein MQMDESGENRKLQLQELEEIHNDAYASSKIYKEKTKAFYDKMISRREWEFEVGQKVLLYHSRLRLFPVEIQSLETSKIFKVNGQRLKHYHEGVQANDGEDAHDLTLDAPPGIE; from the exons ATGCAGATGGATGAAAGCGGCGAGAATCGAAAGTTGCAGTTGCAGGAATTAGAAGAGATCCACAATGATGCATATGCCAGTTCAAAAATCTACAAGGAAAAGACAAAGGCCTTCTATGATAAGATGATTTCTAGAAGGGAGTGGGAGTTCGAAGTTGGTCAAAAAGTCCtgctatatcactcacgacttcggttgttcccag TTGAGATTCAAAGCTTGGAGACTTCGAAGATATTCAAAGTGAATGGACAACGATTGAAACATTATCATGAAGGGGTCCAAGCGAATGATGGAGAGGACGCGCATGATCTAACACTTGATGCTCCACCAGGGATTGAATAA